The sequence ATCATCATCTCCATATTATGGTGAACACACAAGATTTGGTTCTGGCCTCAGAGATTAGTGCATTTGTAAACGAGTGTGCAACAAGCGTTACCTGAGTATGGATTGTTGGCTAGCCCATCTCTGCCAGGCATCGTTGCCGTTGTACCAGGGAATGTGACTCCATAGTAGtcctacagagagatggagaaacacaCCAGCTTAAACGAGAGACGGAAGGAGAGAAAACTAACATCACCAAATTAAATTACATCCTACACAGATGGGAGATTGTGACTGAGGTGGTCCACATATTAGGATTCAGCTAAGTGCTTgtaaccatcatcatcaccatattAAGATGGGCACAACAGACAATATTAATCATTAACATTTATTTATGCCTGGTCTACTAAAACCTGTACCAGAGATCCTACGAGAGTCCATCTGGGCAAACAGAAACCTACACAAGTGATGTTCCATGTGTGAAAGGTCACTCACCATAGGCAGACGAGACTGAAGCATCTGCAGGTCCTCATAGCCATAGATCTGCTTTAGAGGAGGACAAAGACCAAATGAAAACAGGTCCGTTGATACATCTCAACTGAAATAGTCAAAATATTCAACCACAACTCGCTAAGCAAGAACCAATGGCAGGCTAGAGAGAAAGACTAGAGAGAAATGGATGGGAATTCatgggaaaaaataaataaaaaaaaaaaacagatcaagAGCACGCAAGAGGAAAAAGAGGGGTAGCATAGTTACCGGGTATGCAGGAAGCAGGCCTCCAGGGCCCATAATGTACTGATTGGCCAACAGAGGGGGCACTCCTTGGGCCAGGTTAGGGGGGGGTTTGCCTGTGGAACACGAGAATGAGGAGTCAAAaaaatcacactggtctataaatcAACGGTGAAATAAGCAGAGGGATTAGGACAGGGTTTCCCCAAACTCTTTCCCCGGGATCCCAAAGGGTGCACGGTTTGTTTTTATCTAACACCACACAGCCgattcaaatgatcaacaacTGATTAGTTGGTTATTATAATCAGCTGTATAGCGTTAAGGTAAAAAACTAAATGTGCTCCCCTTGGGGTTCCggggacagagtttgggaaaccctggaggAGAACCATTAAATAACCGTAACAAACCTATGTGTGACGGCAGGGTTCTCCTGGACTCACCCGAGGTGGTGGTCAGCAGAGGTTGGGCGGTGCGCCCGGCGGCTGAGAGGGTGGCGTTGCCAGTCAGACCAAGCCCTCCGGGGCCGTGCATCATGCCATTGGAGCTGCTAACAGCGGCGTTGATCGAAGGGCCCGAGGAGGAGAAGGCGTGGAGACTGCTGTTCTCCTCACTAGTCATCTGTATGGTAGGGTGTGGGGAAGAGAGTTAGCCTGACAGAAACTTAGCTTTAATCGGGTTGCCTTTTTCCCTCTCCGGCGTCTGTGATTATTTAAGATCAGTCCCTCGGCGATCAACAACCATAGACACACACTGTCTAGGAAGTGTTTTACGTTAGCCCAAGAAGAAGAGGTGGTGCTTACCGTGAGGGAGGAGCTAGTGGAGAGGGCAGATCCTGACGAGTATGTACTGGTCACatgactggagagagagcagcagagaaaaCAGGTAACGTTAACGAAGTATTAACCCAATGAGTCCCACCTTAACGCCAGCGCGTTTGACCTCTAACCCCTTTTAACCCCCTAGAATCCCCCCCAAAATCAGTCAGGTTAAGCTAGAGatcttttttttttgcatttgatgcgtctcaatccatcgCATCCGCCGACATCGCACTGTGGCAGACCTAGAGCGGTGTTTGACTATGAGACATTAcgaaaaatcggtcttctcacaaaatctgTAGTGTCTGAACGGTTTAGTCTACAAACTTATGACCCCTCTAAGGAAAgatgactctcacgaacacgtgttcttcgttttgctctacgaccaacacaagcgtcttgggactcgtctgaagtcagtacagccgatctgccaacttgtctgtagcgtccgaacagtttgggctgcacactaatatgacccctctgtggaaaggtgactCACGAACATGTTGGTTTTGCTCTAGGAACCCACAGGCCTCATCTGAAGGTCCCCTGCTACCAGTTTAAAAACAACATGAATGGAAGTAtttatggaagaaaaaaaaagtttacatccattaaaaaaatatattttaaaggtcaaaagcttggacacctattcattcaagggtttttctttatttgtactattttctacattgtagaataatagtgaagacatcaaaacgatgaaataacacacatggaatcatatagtatcctaaaaaaagaagtgttaaacaaatcaaaatagatttaatatttgagattcttcaaatagccatcctttgccttgacagcttcgcacactcttggcattctctcaaccagcttcacctggaatgtttattttttatttaaccaatgcttttccaacagtcttgaagttcccacatatgccgagcacttgttggctgcttttccttcactctgcggtccgactcatcccaaattgGTTTAAGTCggaggattgtggaggccaggtcatctgatgcaacactccatcactctccttcttggtaaaatagcccttacacagcctggacaaATGTGTTGGGCCATTGTgtcgttgaaaaacaaatgatagccccactaagcccaaaccagatgggatggcgtatcactgctgaatgctgtagtagccatgctggttaagtgtgtcttgaggtgtcaccagcaaaacacccccacaccatacgGTGGCctatacacatgcagagatccatTCACGACACGCAGgtcggaaccaaaaatctcaaatttgaccAAAGGACATTGTTCTTTTGCCTGCCAGTCTGAGATGTCTTGCTATTCGTAACTCTGCCCAGAAAGCCAGCATCACGGAGCCCCCTCTtcacattgagactggtgttttgcaggttctatttaatgaagctgccagttgaggacttgtgaggcgtctgtttctcaaactagacactaatgtacttgtcctcttgctcagttgtgctcccactctttctattctggttagagccagtttgtgctgttctgtaaagggagtagtacacagtgttgtacaagatcttcagtttcttggcaatttctcacatggaatagccttcatttctcagaacaagaatagactaaacgagtttcagaagaaagttctttgtttctggacattttgcgcctgtaattgaacccacaaatgctgatgctccagatactcaactagtctaaagaagatcagttttattgcttctttaaaacagcataacagttttcagctgtgctaacaaaattgcaaaagggttttctaatgatcaattagccttttaaaattatacatttacattttacattttagtcatttagcagacgctcttatccagagcgacttacagtagtgaatgcatacatttcatacaacttcatacatttttttttgctggccccccgtgggaatcgaacccacaaccctggcgttgtaaacaccatgctctaccaactgagctacagggaaggctaaacttggattagctaacaacatgccattggaacaaaggagtgatggttgctgataatgggcctctgtacacctttgtagatattccattaaataaaaaataaaacagtttccagctacaatagtaatttacaacattaaaaatgtctactgtatttatgatcaatttgatgttattttaaaaattgactatttgcttttctttcaaaaacaaggacatttctaagtgaccccaaacttttgaacggtcgtgtatatactgtattttacaccATCTATTCCATCTTgcctctgtcattgctcatccatttatttttattcatatattcttattccattcctctaCTTAGATGCGTATGCATTAGGTAGCACAAGCAGTTCACtaaactcgcaataacatctgctaaccatgtgtatgtgaccaaaacaatagtaaaaaattttttttttttaaacttcaaaAAAAACTTgcgtaggtgttctaaaacttttgacatgtagtgtgtatactttttctgatctttcttatatctcataCATAGACTTcagaacaattttttttttggggggggggctctgTTCCATGTAGTGCATCTTATTCAATGAGTTTGTATGAGCTAATAGCATTAAGGACAAACAAAAATgttaatcaaataaataaatatatatattttaatacttCTAGAgttcttaaaattcaaaatcaaatagttaAATTATTCTTGGTGTGACCTTTTAAAAGCAATTCCATACAGCTTGGTatgcttagacagggcttagagtGCAGAGAGTTAAACATTGCGTGTTTGGATTCGTCCATTTTGTCTGCAGCCGTAGATACCATTAGTTTGTGTGATTAACACTAGAGCACTGTTTGAGACAATGGTGGATCCCGAAGGGGCCGGGTCTTAAAATTTTTTAAAATATTGTTAAGTCCAAATGGTTTGAGCTAAAAacgagactctcacgaacatgctTTACTCTATAAACCTCACAAGCTATAcaagagtcgttagaaggtaaggAGTTCTTCTAGACAGATCCCAGGAAATCCCAGGACAGTGTTTATAACACTGTAATAAGCTCACAGTTGCTGTCACAAACACCAAACAGTTGTCACTGATTAGCTGGATATTAATTTCCCAGCAAACAAACAAtctgtacttacagcattcatatAAATTCATTTTTATCAGGTTGGTTTGGTGGACTTTATTTTTTCCAATTGACATTAGTTAATAAAACTCATGAAAGCAACTGTTTAGGTCAAATTGTTTTGTTTTCTACTTGtggccctggttgtcctgaaaataaCATGGTCAAACACTTCgttgtgaggctaaatataagggctggacatgcagacAAATGAAAAGACAACGTTTCCTTGGGTCTCGGGACTGATGGGGTTAAAAAGGGTTGAACCAACCGATAACAAGGACTTTTATTTTACAATTCTACTGAGTCAACACAGGAGATTCAGTCATTGAGGTAGTCCATATATTAAGATTCAGCTATGTAGTCCGTAAATATTATCATGAGAATGACTAAGGGGGTGAGTTATGGGCTTACCTGCTGAGGGATGGCAGGGGGGCGGAGTGGGAGGGCATGGGGGCCGGGGAGGGAACATGGTGGACGGGGCCACTTTCACTGCTCATGGGGGGCGACTCTGGCTTTTGGGTGCGAGAGGCCAATGACGTTGctgagaaagaagaggagagagaccgacagataaGCAAGCACGCCGGACTCGTTTTTGTCTTAAACATGAACTAAGAAAACCTTTTCCTTCAAAAGGGTTTCTGTTTTGTCAACCACAAATTCTCATGGGTACTTACAGTCCTGTGGGCCCTGTGTCCTCATGCCACAATAGCCATTCTGTGAAAGAAGACATTGACACTCAGAGGGCAATCTGATTTCACTAACAATGATACGTCCTGTATCAGTGGCCACAAGCCTTTTGATGTTCTTGGGCATATCGTGCTGTTACATTAAAGCTCTAGTAATCTTAAAATCCCACTTAGAGTATTGAAAATGTCCATTGACCATAGGAGATTCAGTCATTGAGGTATTCCACATAATAATCAGATATGTGCTTGTAACCATCATTATCTCCAGGTTTACGAGTGACAGGAGGAGTTGTCTTAATCGAGTCAGAGACAGTGTCTATAGTGTGGGTTACTCACggtgagaggggtggagggggcgtCTTTGCTCTGGGAGTAGCCCAGGTGCGAGGGCATGCTCCGCGGAGGGCCACTGTCCACTCTGCTAGCCGAGGGGTTGGAGGAGGGCGGAGTGGCGCTGGGGAGACCCAGGGAGGGGGAAGGTGTGGCACTGGGCAAGCCCAGAGACGGGGAGGGGAAACTGGGGTCCGACACAGGAGGCATGGACGGCAAGCTGCCCAGGGGCTCACTGCAACAGAGGGCTAGTGTGAGACAAGTTCACCTTGGCCTCTACGCTCATATTACAGTGAGACTAATtaagccccaaaaaatgtttaaaCACACCTGACAGGTCCAGGTTTTGAGAACAAGCTACTCTGGGGTTGAGGTACGGCTGTGGAGGCCGGCTCCCTGGCAGGCTCAGCCTGTTGGCCCATGTCAGTCACACTGGGCTCCGAGCCAAAGTCCAGAGCCCCAAACTGCACGTTGAGACCAGACACGTCTGCCGAGCCTGGCATCTCCACCGCAGACGAGGGGATCtgaggagagaaagtgagagacgtAAAGAAAGAGGGCGAGGGACATTTACAAATGAAATCACATCAATGTACATACGCTATTCACAGTGTGATTAATGAGCACACTGACATTTCAGACCCAATGTGTAAGAGCATGCAAAGTTATTCACTACCTGTAGATGTTTACAAATAGAGAAACAAACTCCTTGTATGTACCCTCTGAGTGAGCAGGCAGCCTCTATTACCACACACACGTTTCCTAACCTTGGAGGGAGGTGGTACTCTGCGTCTCTGGGTCTTGATCTGCCTCTGTGGGGGTTCAGCCATGGGGGCCTGGTGGTCGAGAGCCAGCTTGACCCCGGGGGAAGTCCCGTCTCTGGGAGGCGGGGGCCCGGCTTCGTAGTGGCCGTGGCCTGGGGGAGTGGGGACCGAGGGGGGAAGAGACAGAGGCTCTGCCTGAGGCAGAGAGCTCTGCTGGGCCTGCTGCTGCCGCTGGGCTAGTTTGCTGAGGACAGGGGACGGCTCCGGCTGCATCTTCAGATCCACTGGAgaagacagagaccaacagaagGGTTTATGGTGGTATTGGGAGTACGGTAAATACATGCATGAAAAACTTGTGCCAGTATGGCTGCTGATCCGAAATTGACTCCCTTCTCCTTCAATGTTTgcgccaccaccactacactgctTACACCTACCCAGACTCATCAGATCTGGGGTTAGGACCCAGGGGATTGGACTAAGGAATAAATAGGGACCGATGTGCGGCAGCTTTTACAACAGAACTCTGActtaacttcttggtgacagggggcagtattcggaaattcagatgaataacgtgcccaaattaaactgcctgctactcgggcccagaaggtaggatatgcatattagtagatttggatagaaaacactgaagtttctaaaactgtttgaatgatgtctgtgagtataacagaactcatatggcaggcaaaaacctgagaaaaaaatccaaccaggaagtggtttctAGTTTTTCAACTGATTGtctttccaaactacagtgtctgtggggtcattttgcacttcctaaggcttccactagatgtcaacagtctttagaaccttgtttcatgcttctactgttactgggcagagaataagagctgtctcaagtctgggaccagtgagttgtttactgcgcactcATGCAGGCGCACCGCTCCTTTtttctctgtaatgaatacgctattgtccggttggaatattatcgaatatttatgttaaaaagaccctaaggattgattgtaaacatcgtttgacatgtttctacgaacggtaatggaactattttacttttcgtctcgggttttgcACTCACGCATTATGcttttggattagtgatctgaacgcgcaaacaaaatggaggtacttggacataaatatggaatatcgaacaaaacaaacatttcttgtggaagtgggagtcctgggagtgcattccgacgaagatcagcaaaggtaagtgaagatttaaaatactatttctgagttttgttgatttgctttgatggctgagctctgtactcagaatattgaacaatgtgctttcgccgtaaagctattttgaaatctgacacagcggttgcattaaggagaagtgtatctataattctttcaataactgtcgtaaattttatcaacatttatgatgagtatttttgtaaattgatttgctcattcaccgggagttttggaggcaatacattttctgaacatcacgcgccaatgtaaaatggggtttatggatataaataataACTTTATCGattcaaaacatacatgtattgtgtaacattgagtcctgggagtgtcatctgatgaagataatcaaaggtcagtgattaattttagctgtatttctggtttttgtgactcctctccttgcttggaaaatggctgtgtggtttttcttgtttaggcgctgtcctaacataatctaatgttatgctttcgccgtaaagcctttttgaaatcggacaatgtggttggattaacgagaagataatctttaaaatgggatataatagttgtatgtttgagaaatttgaattatgagattgttgttttgaatttgccgccgtgctatttcactggctgttgaatagtgtgtaccgcactagcgtcccacatgtcccagagaggctAAGGTTCTTGGTATACCCTGATGCTTCTCCCCACTGTCACTGggggagaggtagaaagagaagtTGAACAGAGTGATAATGTACTGGGGGAAAAATGCAATTTGAGGACAGAAGGAGATTCAGTCAGCGGTAGTCCACATTAAGTTTCAGCTATGTGCTTGTAACCACTATCTCCTATTCGACAAGCCGATATACAGACAATGACGTACCCACACTTGAAACTTGATTTCCGTGTGATAGTACCTGCGTGTGTCTTACATTGAGAGGTTGGAACTAGGCCATGTTCCACTCTTGGGGCCTTGAATTCGCTGGTGGAAATGGGCGAGGGGACTTCAACTGCAGGTGGGCCGGATTCTTTGGCGACACTGCCGTTGCCCGCTGTGACCAGCTGCTGATTGGGCCGCGGGGCGAGCCGGGGCCCGTTGAGCTGCTCTGGTATCCTGACCTCATCCGGGGCCGGCTTGGGCCCACTCAGAGCCCCAAAACCAGAGCCCAGGACTGAGGACTGTCGGGGGGGGAGAGTTGATAAGGTCTGAAAGCATTTCCAGGTGTCTAAATTCACTTGAGAGCATAACactagtgtgtatgtatgtataagcATAAGAAAGAATATGAATGCGTGTAACCATGTTACGGGCATGCGTTCGGCTGGCTGCCTCACCAGGGCGGCGGGGGCGTAGCTGTTGGCGGCGGCACTGGCGTAGCTGTGTGTGGCGGTGCGAGTGCCATTGTGATGGGAGTTGGTGAACACCAGGCTCTGGCCCCCGAGGCCCTCGGCGGCGGGGGGCTCCATGCCACCCAGCTCTGCCTCCACGCCGCCCGTCTTGGGCAGCAGCAAGCCTAAGTCCACACTACAGAGGGGGCGATAAAACAACCAGCAGTCTACAATGGGACACTGAATGCAAAGTGTTGTACCCGGATACTGCTTTGTCACGATTAGATATCACTTCAATTTACTTATAATGCGTCTCATTTATTTCTCAACGAGAAGTTGAGCAGAGTGAGAATGTAATGgaaaaataatgtacttacaggACAGAAGGAGATTCAGAGATTGAGGTAGTCTACATATTAAGATTCAGCTATGTGCTTGTAACCATCATCATCTCCATAATTTGAAAGGCCGGTAAAGAGAAACGCATACCAACCCCGGCCAATGTACTTTATTTGTTTGTGTGGTGAGAATTCGTGCTagcagagagagtcagaggtacTCGAGTTTTTCATGGGTGTAAAGTGTGCTTTACTGTGGTGAGCATTAGATTGGAGCCCTTACTTGTGTCCAGGTGTGATGTGGTTTGCAGGAGCAGAGGCAGTGAACACTTTGGTCTCAGACAGCTGTTGATAAAAACAGAAACATCAGGAAGAGAacctttgttgtgtgtgtgtgtgtccactgcaATATAAAGCCAAAAGTGGCAAACACTTACATCCTCATTCCAGTCTTCCGCAGCCCAGTCTTCTAAGGTGCCTCGCCATGTTCCTCCTACGAGGGTAGGGGACAGTAGGGGTACAGAAGTTAGACACGTCTTCATGCCTGGCCTACTCTGGCCAACAGAGTTCAGTCAGCAAAATAAaatctgggttgtgttcattaggatgCCTCCTAAAGAAAACGCATACAACgggaaaaaaaaagagaaaaaaaaggagtttcttattggacaaaccTAGGTAGTCCCTTCCTGTGTTCTCCCGAATGAACACAGCCCTAGTTTTTTACTACTACACTTTAAAGCTCTAAAACATACAACTTGTAAAGGAGTGGGCCTTCATTTCACACCTCGGGGAAACCCATTTGGCCATCTAAAAATCAACTGGCGTGCCAGAAAGGTCTCACCTGTTCCATCGTCGATCCCCTCAGTTTCCCAGGTTTCCTGGCGAGACGCGCCCGAGTTGGCGTTGTAGTCAGCAGGGTTGAAGAGTCTGGAGGCGAAGAGGGGTTGTTTAGAGGTTCGTCTGTGTGTAATCATTAAATCGGCAATATTCAGCAATGCTACGATACAGTGAAACAGCCACCCACACACTAAAGACCTCCTGGATACCGGGCTAAATAGACATGAACAGCGGGAGAGAACGGTTGGGCTCTTTCTTTCCAACTCACCCCATCCCCTGAGAGGAGAACCGGTTCCCACCAGCTGCTCTTCCTCTGCCGCGACCCCCCGACCCtaaggacacacacagacacacgtctGACCTCTGCTGCAAGACACACAAGCCTCTGTCTAATAATCACACGTGACGTTTGTGagttaaaaaataaacaaaacagacaTACGTTTTCCGCACTCGTCTGATATGTTGCTTTAAAAACACACAGCATAGGTTAGAGGGGGGCATGTTAATAACCGGCCAGTTCCACGTGTAGACCGGTAGAGAATTTTGAACAGACATAAAGCCTAACGTTACTTGCTTATCAGAAATCAGTGTTTAGACTTTAGCTTGACAACAGCGACACCATTTGACAGGCTTTAGATCAGTATACGAGAGCGGGCTTAGCCTAGACAGCTTAAGTTAAAACGTATGACGAAACGCATCTAGAGACAGAAACTGCCGTCATAGGCACCCCTGACCCCACCCTCTCACTATGTACGTCTGTCTTTGACTGTCCCAACCAAAACAACCCCCCAGCCCCCACCTGGCACCCTCTCCCTAGCAGCTGCAGGACACAGGACATTTCACACGTTGTATGGCACTTGTGGTAATAGCTGGGCGACACAAATAGACACATTGCCAACTAAAATTCTACACCCACCCTACTAGACGTACAAAATTCCCACATCACATTTTGGATAGACAAGGGCCCCGTAGAGTAGAGGGAGTGGGTTTCGCAAAACTAAGATCAGGGAGGGTTATTGTGGAGGCTATTGTAGCGTACAGCATAGTAGTGGAATCTCATTGTGGGGCACACAGCACTCTACATTGGGACCATTTTGgtagtatatacacatatatagctTGCTGTGCGaactatttttatttaactttttttttttgggggggggcaccgGTGTTACGAGAAAAATTAAATAAGACCCAGATGAATTGTTCTAATAACTAGGTGTGGCTGTAGTATCCTAAAGAAAGGTGCCGGTCATGGTTGCGCCACTGCCACAATGAAAACAGATGTGTTTTTCTAGCCCAAGATATGTCCTAAATAACCAGCGTTACATATTTTCTCTTTCCATCACACATTGGCGGGACACATTTTTCCATCCATGTCGCGGGCAGTTCTGAAACTAATTCGACTCGCGAGCCGCTAATCATTTGTTTACACGTTGTTCAGTTATCTAGCTACTTAACAATCCGGTAACTTGACCAGTATATCCAAACATTTGAGGGCACAGAAATAAAGGAAAAGGGATAGCTTCTTCAGGAGATCACTGACCATAGCAACGAATGAGACGGACTGATCTCTTGCATGTTGTCAAACTTCTTTAGAAAGAGTGTGTACAATTTTTAAAGTAAGGCAAGGATACAAACCAGTGAGGGCGCACAAAGGTGACATTTTTCGCACCTAAAAAAATGCTACGACTACAAGAAATGTGACTATTTTCAGAGTGAGGTCGTCACAAGCTCAGCGTTTCACTAACGATGTGATACTAGGCCAAGTGTCACGATACCAAGTACTATCGGGATACCACAGGGTTCCCATTGCATCAAAGCTAGAGAATGTGGCTCCATTCTTTTCTTAGTACCAGTAACACTCACCTCTGCCTGCAACGCCTCTCCCCCTGCGACCACGGTCTGCCCCTCTATCTCCAGGACCCATTTCAAACACATTCTCCTCTGACCGCACTGAaaggtaagggggggggggggatggggggggcaAAAAAACAATGACATACGTCAACACACTCGCAAAACAAAGAGGCGATTTAACAGTTTACAGAACATTAAGAATACCTCTTTCCACGAGACtagctgaaagctatgatcctttattgaggtcacctgttaaatccacttcaaaaatCAGTGTATatgaggagacgggttaaagactCATTTTTTAacctcgagacaattgagacatggattgtgtatgtgtgccattcagaggatgaatgggcaagacaaaagacttAAGTACCTTTGAAAGGGGGATGGTAGGTGtccctagggctgtggcggtcatgaaaatGGACTGCctgtctcacagtaattgacctTTAATAAACAAACACGTTTAGCTAAATCCATACACCTGGTGCCTAGGCTATGGTCTAGTTAATTTAtagcagacaagatatgcttataatTCCCATTATATGATTTTAGTTATATGAATACAAGTGACcatatagctgaataaaatagaaaggatatttctcaaat comes from Salmo salar chromosome ssa20, Ssal_v3.1, whole genome shotgun sequence and encodes:
- the LOC106580079 gene encoding ubiquitin-associated protein 2 isoform X2; this encodes MMTSVVSNPARGTRDRALPTTTQTTQPQKQIQATAEQIRLAQMIYDKNDADFEDKVKQLIEVTGKTQDECMVALHDCNEDVNRAINFLLESTSDTTSWETVGKKARGPGKEGGPSETKDNREKRDREASRGRGGPNRRGRGTSRSREVRSEENVFEMGPGDRGADRGRRGRGVAGRGSGGRGRGRAAGGNRFSSQGMGLFNPADYNANSGASRQETWETEGIDDGTGGTWRGTLEDWAAEDWNEDLSETKVFTASAPANHITPGHNVDLGLLLPKTGGVEAELGGMEPPAAEGLGGQSLVFTNSHHNGTRTATHSYASAAANSYAPAALSSVLGSGFGALSGPKPAPDEVRIPEQLNGPRLAPRPNQQLVTAGNGSVAKESGPPAVEVPSPISTSEFKAPRVEHGLVPTSQCKTHAVDLKMQPEPSPVLSKLAQRQQQAQQSSLPQAEPLSLPPSVPTPPGHGHYEAGPPPPRDGTSPGVKLALDHQAPMAEPPQRQIKTQRRRVPPPSKIPSSAVEMPGSADVSGLNVQFGALDFGSEPSVTDMGQQAEPAREPASTAVPQPQSSLFSKPGPVSEPLGSLPSMPPVSDPSFPSPSLGLPSATPSPSLGLPSATPPSSNPSASRVDSGPPRSMPSHLGYSQSKDAPSTPLTNGYCGMRTQGPQDSTSLASRTQKPESPPMSSESGPVHHVPSPAPMPSHSAPLPSLSSHVTSTYSSGSALSTSSSLTMTSEENSSLHAFSSSGPSINAAVSSSNGMMHGPGGLGLTGNATLSAAGRTAQPLLTTTSGESRRTLPSHIGKPPPNLAQGVPPLLANQYIMGPGGLLPAYPIYGYEDLQMLQSRLPMDYYGVTFPGTTATMPGRDGLANNPYSGEATKFGRGDSSSPAPPTSLSQGPSSQPPQAQSQGQSQGQQTQNQAFLNPPLPPGYGYTGLPYYAGMPGVPSAFQYGPTVFVPPASAKQPNMGLGNPSSQYHQQHQPSYGQHTYGTAFDDLSQGHAGEYSKGGYGGSAQSQAKSAGSGPGKAPGLSGSGSSGGVPEMGASMYSKTQAFDKQGFHTGTPPPFSLPSALGGTGPLNPGGAPGYAPAPFLHILPAHQQPHSQMLHHHLAQDGQGGPGQRNQSSSMQQKSQGNKSSYGSPYWAN
- the LOC106580079 gene encoding ubiquitin-associated protein 2 isoform X4, whose protein sequence is MMTSVVSNPARGTRDRALPTTTQTTQPQKQIQATAEQIRLAQMIYDKNDADFEDKVKQLIEVTGKTQDECMVALHDCNEDVNRAINFLLESTSDTTSWETVGKKARGPGKEGGPSETKDNREKRDREASRGRGGPNRRGRGTSRSREVRSEENVFEMGPGDRGADRGRRGRGVAGRGSGGRGRGRAAGGNRFSSQGMGLFNPADYNANSGASRQETWETEGIDDGTGGTWRGTLEDWAAEDWNEDLSETKVFTASAPANHITPGHNVDLGLLLPKTGGVEAELGGMEPPAAEGLGGQSLVFTNSHHNGTRTATHSYASAAANSYAPAALSSVLGSGFGALSGPKPAPDEVRIPEQLNGPRLAPRPNQQLVTAGNGSVAKESGPPAVEVPSPISTSEFKAPRVEHGLVPTSQCKTHAVDLKMQPEPSPVLSKLAQRQQQAQQSSLPQAEPLSLPPSVPTPPGHGHYEAGPPPPRDGTSPGVKLALDHQAPMAEPPQRQIKTQRRRVPPPSKIPSSAVEMPGSADVSGLNVQFGALDFGSEPSVTDMGQQAEPAREPASTAVPQPQSSLFSKPGPVSEPLGSLPSMPPVSDPSFPSPSLGLPSATPSPSLGLPSATPPSSNPSASRVDSGPPRSMPSHLGYSQSKDAPSTPLTNGYCGMRTQGPQDSTSLASRTQKPESPPMSSESGPVHHVPSPAPMPSHSAPLPSLSSHVTSTYSSGSALSTSSSLTMTSEENSSLHAFSSSGPSINAAVSSSNGMMHGPGGLGLTGNATLSAAGRTAQPLLTTTSGKPPPNLAQGVPPLLANQYIMGPGGLLPAYPQIYGYEDLQMLQSRLPMDYYGVTFPGTTATMPGRDGLANNPYSGEATKFGRGDSSSPAPPTSLSQGPSSQPPQAQSQGQSQGQQTQNQAFLNPPLPPGYGYTGLPYYAGMPGVPSAFQYGPTVFVPPASAKQPNMGLGNPSSQYHQQHQPSYGQHTYGTAFDDLSQGHAGEYSKGGYGGSAQSQAKSAGSGPGKAPGLSGSGSSGGVPEMGASMYSKTQAFDKQGFHTGTPPPFSLPSALGGTGPLNPGGAPGYAPAPFLHILPAHQQPHSQMLHHHLAQDGQGGPGQRNQSSSMQQKSQGNKSSYGSPYWAN